The following are from one region of the Vitis riparia cultivar Riparia Gloire de Montpellier isolate 1030 chromosome 14, EGFV_Vit.rip_1.0, whole genome shotgun sequence genome:
- the LOC117930585 gene encoding sugar transporter ERD6-like 7, with the protein MESLLVEEKTNGGHCIGPNSDGGGKSSSVIAVVVFSTLVVVCGFVTYGHILGYSSPAESGLMDDQDLSSAGVGTNICFRFFLTVGGIVGAFIGGRIADLIGRRGTMWLAQIFCIMGWLAIVFTKPIRQLMLCCGLSLSFYIGTIITWPVLALIGTVPCLLQLLGLFFIPESPRWLVKLEAALWRLRGENDDIFQEAADIWDFTEAFQHHSEARILDLFQRRYAYSLTFGCGLMVLQQFSGTNAIASYASSIFKAAGKILGME; encoded by the exons ATGGAGTCTCTTCTGGTTGAAGAAAAGACTAATGGTGGACACTGCATTGGCCCCAATAGTGATGGTGGTGGTAAGTCTTCCTCCGTTATCGCCGTTGTTGTCTTCAGCACGTTGGTGGTCGTCTGCGGCTTTGTAACTTATGGCCACATT CTTGGATATTCATCACCTGCTGAGTCTGGACTCATGGATGACCAGGACCTCTCATCGGCTGGGGTAGGTACTAA TATCTGTTTTCGGTTCTTTTTGACTGTTGGAGGAATAGTCGGAGCATTCATAGGTGGAAGGATAGCAGATCTCATTGGTCGGAGAGGT ACAATGTGGCTGGCACAAATATTCTGCATCATGGGGTGGCTTGCAATCGTTTTCACAAAG CCAATTCGACAGTTGATGCTATGCTGTGGCTTATCACTATCATTTTATATTGGGACCATCATCACTTGGCCCGTGCTGGCTCTAATTG GAACTGTTCCATGCCTATTACAGCTTCTAGGTTTATTCTTCATTCCAGAGTCTCCTAGATGGCTAGTGA AATTAGAAGCTGCTCTATGGAGGCTAAGGGGAGAGAATGATGATATTTTTCAAGAAGCAGCTGACATCTGG GACTTCACTGAAGCCTTTCAGCACCACTCAGAAGCTAGAATTCTGGATTTGTTTCAGAGGAGATATGCTTATTCTCTCACA TTTGGATGTGGGTTGATGGTGCTGCAACAATTTTCAGGGACAAATGCAATTGCATCTTATGCGAGCTCAATCTTCAAAGCAGCTG GTAAAATCCTTGGTATGGAGTAA
- the LOC117930586 gene encoding F-box/kelch-repeat protein At1g57790-like yields the protein MDGEKRKRSGGFNRLGTIVPVDRKRGGKSKTKSTSWSDLPQDILLLILERLHLVDRIRFRVVCKNWLLAPIHYIQPDSLPWMMKYSFVDPTICLLSEPSRKLPYILIDERAWSLLSDATVCASRFGWVLFSKMVYELCNVTFYYVYNPLTKEIISLPRFKWQRAQRHKYLPEKQATFSSVPTSPDCVFIVAHICDREEIFISTYSNGDTEWETRDVTPPHPCFFPNYRMVYMEGTFYCYSEEGALSSFNVATQEWSLLTECNSKNCWDWSYVGGMLYFLAYGGHLCLVELRELEFNVDMPECNIYRFDRLDRVWKKMESLEGGAIFLGKFSFGISAGEQTKMVANRVYYFSWQSYSHRFLIYGSEEKRPAGKGEKSESQDTIYYATIAGMDVSQWIWMEPPLLMPSGGQ from the coding sequence ATGGACggagagaagagaaaaaggagTGGAGGGTTCAATCGTCTTGGCACCATTGTTCCAGTTGACAGGAAGAGAGGTGGTAAGAGTAAGACAAAAAGCACGTCATGGTCGGATCTTCCTCAAGATATACTATTACTAATACTGGAACGATTACACCTAGTTGATCGAATCCGCTTCCGTGTGGTATGCAAGAATTGGCTGCTAGCACCTATTCATTACATTCAACCTGATAGTTTGCCATGGATGATGAAGTATTCGTTTGTGGATCCTACCATATGCTTGCTCTCTGAACCTTCTCGCAAACTGCCTTACATTCTGATAGACGAAAGGGCGTGGAGCTTGCTGTCCGATGCAACTGTCTGTGCTTCAAGATTTGGTTGGGTCCTTTTTTCCAAAATGGTTTATGAGCTTTGTAATGTTACTTTCTATTATGTCTATAATCCTCTCACCAAAGAGATTATATCTCTGCCCAGATTTAAGTGGCAACGAGCGCAAAGACATAAATATCTTCCGGAAAAGCAGGCCACCTTCTCGTCCGTTCCAACTTCTCCTGATTGTGTGTTCATTGTGGCACATATTTGTGACAGGGAAGAAATCTTCATCAGCACATACTCCAATGGGGATACAGAATGGGAGACTCGTGACGTTACTCCTCCGCATCCATGCTTTTTCCCTAATTACCGTATGGTCTACATGGAGGGAACCTTTTATTGTTATAGTGAAGAGGGAGCGCTGTCATCCTTCAATGTTGCTACCCAAGAGTGGAGTCTATTGACTGAATGCAATTCGAAGAACTGCTGGGACTGGAGTTATGTTGGAGGGATGTTATACTTTCTTGCATATGGTGGCCATCTGTGTCTAGTAGAACTCAGAGAACTTGAATTTAACGTTGATATGCCCGAGTGCAATATATATAGATTTGATCGGTTGGATAGGGTTTGGAAAAAGATGGAAAGCTTGGAAGGTGGAGCAATATTCCTTGGCAAGTTTTCGTTTGGAATTTCAGCAGGAGAGCAAACAAAAATGGTTGCGAACAGGGTCTACTATTTCTCTTGGCAATCATATTCACATAGGTTCCTAATCTATGGGTCGGAGGAAAAAAGGCCTGCAGGTAAGGGAGAAAAGTCCGAGTCACAGGATACAATATATTATGCTACTATTGCAGGTATGGACGTGAGTCAATGGATCTGGATGGAACCTCCTCTGTTGATGCCTTCGGGAGGTCAATGA
- the LOC117930588 gene encoding uncharacterized protein LOC117930588, which yields MHYRQLMTLDTGNDMLLCKVFPASLQGQALSWFHRLPENSIDNFRDLSEVFVGQYLCSARHKQNISTLQNIKMQENETLREFVKRFGQAVLQVESYRLDAVLQIFKRSICPWTPFFESLAKKPPTSMDDLFRRASKYSMLEDDIRAAAQWPVPIRSNPSERNHNKRYDYHKDHGHTTETCVSLHYMVEDLLKTGHLKHYVRTAPKGEGSSHDQGPRAPAAPVKAVINYIYGGPLDDEYSSKRKRQRLLRAATVREHVSSIRPGLSNGSIHPIDGTIVFPALNPTRVLQPH from the exons ATGCATTATCGGCAGCTCATGACCCTTGACACAGGGAATGATATGCTGTTGTGCAAAGTTTTCCCAGCCAGCCTACAAGGCCAAGCTCTTTCGTGGTTTCATCGACTGCCCGAGAACTCGATTGACAATTTTCGGGATCTGTCCGAGGTCTTCGTGGGGCAGTACTTATGCTCAGCCAGGCATAAACAAAATATCAGCACCTTGCAGAACatcaaaatgcaagaaaatgaaactcTGAGAGAGTTCGTGAAACGTTTCGGACAAGCTGTCCTACAAGTCGAATCATACAGGTTGGACGCAGTTCTCCAAATTTTTAAACGGAGCATATGCCCATGGACCCCCTTCTTCGAGTCCCTCGCCAAAAAACCTCCTACATCCATGGATGATTTATTCCGGCGTGCAAGTAAATACTCCATGCTAGAAGACGACATTCGTGCCGCTGCACA ATGGCCAGTACCAATAAGATCGAACCCCTCAGAAAGGAACCACAACAAAAGATACGATTACCATAAAGATCATGGGCACACAACTGAAACGTGCGTAAGCCTCCATTACATGGTGGAGGATCTCCTAAAAACGGGACACTTGAAGCATTACGTCCGAACAGCGCCTAAAGGCGAAGGATCTTCCCATGATCAAGGCCCACGCGCCCCAGCGGCCCCTGTTAAGGCAGTGATCAACTACATATACGGAGGACCCTTGGATGACGAGTACAGTTCCAAAAGGAAAAGGCAGAGACTGCTGCGAGCAGCCACGGTTCGGGAACATGTGAGCTCCATCCGGCCGGGATTATCCAATGGGAGCATCCATCCCATAGATGGAACCATTGTCTTCCCCGCTCTGAATCCCACCCGAGTGCTGCAGCCGCATTGA